The nucleotide window TAGCACTTGCCAAATACGGTAACCAGGGTAGAAATAGATCAGGTGAAGTGCTGATTCACGACCTGACCACTTCGAGGGCGAGCCGTGACGCTGCTGAGCCGCAAGGCGGACTATGCCCTCCTGATTCTCTCGTACCTGTACCAGAACAAGAGCGGTGGGACCGCTCGCGCGATCGCCGAGCAGTTCGGGCTGAGCCGGTCGTTCGTGGCGAACATCCTGAAAGAGCTGTGCCAGAGCGGGTTCGTCGCCAGCCACCGCGGCGTGAAGGGCGGGTACGCCCTCTCCCGCGACGCCGCCGGCGTGAGCCTTGCGGAGCTGCTCGAAACCGTGGAAGACGGGTTCCGGCTCACGGTATGCAACACCGTCCACGCGGACGGGGCCGAACCGTGCTCGCACTCGTCAACGTGTACCGTAAAAGGGCCGATGGCCGGGGTGTACCAGCGGCTCATGGGCGTGCTCCGCGACGTGACGCTCGCGGAACTCTTCGACCCACAGAGCCCCCCGCCCGCCCTCCACGCGCTCCCGCTATTGGCGGGCAGTTGCTCGCCGACGTCCCCGGTCGAACCGTTCCCGGCGCAGGCGGTCGGCACCTGACAGAACACCCCCAACGCGGAACCGCTATGTCGAAGATGCCGGTTTACATGGACAACAACGCCACCACCCGCACCGACCCGCGGGTGGTGGACGCGATGCTCCCCTACTTCACCGAGAAGTACGGCAACGCGGCCAGCCGCAACCACCCGTTCGGGTGGCACGCCGAGGAGGCCGTGGAGACGGCCCGCGGGCAGATCGCCGCGATCATCGGCGCCAGCGCGAAGGAGATCATCTTCACGAGCGGCGCGACCGAGAGCAACAACCTTGCGATCAAGGGCGTTGCCGCGATGTACAAGAAAAAAGGCAACCACATCGTCACCCAGGCGACCGAGCACAAGGCCGTGCTCGACACCTGCAAGCGTCTGGAGCGCGACGGGTTCCAGGTCACGTACCTGCCCGTGGATAAGTACGGCCAGGTCCACGCCGAGCAGGTGCGGGAGGCGCTGACCGAGAAGACCGTGCTCGTCTCGATCATGGCCGCCAACAACGAGATCGGCAGCCTGTTACCGATCAAGGACATCGGGCGGTTGTGTAAAGAAAAGGGTGTGCTGTTCCACACCGACGCCGTCCAGGCCGTTGGCAAGGTCCCGCTCGACGTCGAGGCGATGGGCATCGACCTGCTGAGCCTCACCGCCCACAAGATCTACGGCCCGAAGGGCATCGGGGCGCTCTACGTCCGCAAGAAGGACCCGCGGGTGCGGCTGGAGCCGCAAATCGACGGCGGCGGGCACGAGCGCGGGATGCGGTCCGGGACGCTGCCGGTGCCCCTGATCGTGGGGCTGGGGACCGCGTGCGACATCGCCAAGAACGAGATGGGCGAAGAGGTCGCGCGGACGTTCGCCCTCCGCGAGCGGCTGCGGAACGGCATCATGTCGAAGCTGCCCGAGAGCTACCTGAACGGGCACCCGACCGAGCGGCTGCCGGGCAACGCCAACATCAGCTTCGCCTATGTGGAAGGCGAGGGCCTGATGATGGGCATCAAGGACGTGGCGGTGTCGAGCGGGTCGGCCTGCACGAGCGCGAGCCTGGAACCGAGTTACGTGCTGCGGGCGCTGGGCGTGGGCGACGAACTGGCGCACTCCAGCATCCGGTTCGGCATCGGCCGCTTCAACACCGAGGCCGAGGTGGACTTCGTCGTCGAACTGGTCACGCGCGAGGTCACGCGGCTCCGCGAAATGTCCCCACTGTACGAGATGGTGCAGGCCGGGATCGACCTCAAGTCGATCGAGTGGGCTGGGCACTGAGTGATCCGATCTGCCGACCTGAATCTTCGCGGCCGGGCGCCGCATCGAACTTATAGGAGTGCGACATGCCGTACAGCGAAAAGGTTCTCGAGCATTACAACAACCCGCGCAACGTCGGCAGCTTCGACATGAAGGACCCGACGGTCGGCACCGGGCTCGTCGGCGCCCCCGAGTGCGGCGACGTGATGCGGCTCCAGATCAAGGTGAACCCGGCCACCGGGGTGATCGAGGACGCGAAGTTCAAGACCTTCGGGTGCGGCTCGGCGATCGCGTCGAGCAGCCTCGCGACCGAGTGGCTCAAGGGCAAAACGGTCGACCAGGCGCTGGCGATCAAGAACACCGAGATCGTCGAAGAACTCGCGCTCCCGCCGGTCAAGGTTCACTGCTCGGTGCTCGCGGAAGACGCGATCAAGGCCGCGCTGAAGAACTACCAAGAGAAACAAGACGCCGACGTTGCCGCGACCGAACACGCGGAGCAGCCCGAGCCGGCCGGGGTGTAACGTGACCCGCCGGTGAGCGTATACTGCATTCAGCCGAACGACTCGCACCCTTAAACGAAAGGCTACCGCAATGTCCACCGCCACCGCCACGGCTCCCGAAACGCAACAACTCGGCCTCGCGGGCAACGCCCCGGCCGGCCCGCCCCCGATCATCGTGACCGAGAAGGCCGCCGCTGAGGTGAAGCGGCACATCGCCAGCATGATCGAGAGCAAGGAGATGGAACCAGACGGCAAGCTGTACCTCCGCGTCCGGGTTCAGGGCGGCGGGTGCAGCGGGTTCCAGAACAAGCTCGACCTCGACGCCAAGTACGACGAGAAGACGGACCACAAGTTCGACTTCCACGGCGTCGAGGTGGTCGTGGACAAGCGCTCCATGCTGTACCTGTCCGGCGCCACGGTCGATTTCCACGACGACCTGAACAAGCGTGGGTTCACGATCAACAACCCGCAGGCCAAGAGCACCTGCGGCTGTGGCAGCTCGTACACCATGTAAGCTGGCACATGCTGCGTTTGTGTTGGTTCCCGGCGGGCGGCCAGTGGGCCGTTCGCCGCACCGTACGTGCGCGGCATCGGGCCGGCCTCTGAACACCATGACCGACTACTTTCACCGCCTCGGCCTTCCGAGGCGGTTCGCCGTTGATGCCGCGGATCTTGAACGAGCGTATCTCGCGCGGTCGCGTGCCGTTCACCCGGACTACCACCTCGCCGGCTCGTCCGCCGACCTGAATGCGAGCCTGGATCTGTCGGCCGCACTCAACGAGGCTTACAATAACCTCCGCGACCCGTTCCTGCGGGCTGAGCATTTGCTCGGCCTGATGGGCGGGCCGAGTGCGGCCGAGCAGAAGCAAATGCCGCCGGCCTTCCTGGCTGAGATGCTCGATGCCCGTGAGGAACTGGAGGCCGCGAGAGGTTCACCGACCAAGACCGAGCAACTCGAACAGGCGTTCGGCAGCCGCCTCGCCGGTGTACTTGATGATGTTGCGGCGGCGTTCGGTCGTTTGGAACCGGTTGCGGCAGATTCACCCGAACGCGTGAACCTTTTGGCCCGGATTCGTGGTCTATTGAACGCGGCCCGCTACATCCGTGGTCTCATTCGCGATCTCAATGCCGAGCAGTAAAGGAGCGGCCCGTGTACGATCCGGCACAGATGAAAAAGCTGAAGACGATGCGGGAACTCGCGCCGGAGGGGATGGCGGCGTTCGATGCACTCAACGCGGCGGTGTTCAAGGACGGGGCGTTGTCGCTCAAAGTGAAAGAACTCATCGCAGTCGCAGTGGCCGTGACGACGCAATGTCCGTATTGCATCGACGCACACGTTAAGAAGGCAAAAGCCGCGGGTGCGACGGATGCCGAACTGACGGAGGCGACTCTCGTCGCCGCGGCATTGCGGGCGGGCGGGGCGGTGACACACGGCACCCACGCCATAAGTTGACAGAGACCAGGGCGTTTAACTCAGCGGTTAGAGTGCCTCCCTTACAAGGAGGAAGTCGGGGGTTCGAGTCCCTCAACGCCCACTGACAGAAGTCCGATCGACTCAGGCCTTCGCGACAATCTCACGATAGAGGGCTATCGTGTCTCGTGCCAAATCCGCATCCCAATTTACCGCCACCAAAAAACGCAACGACGGCGCCCGATGCTGAGTGGGCGGCTGTATCACCTTGAGCGAGTGCCCTTCCTTCGCGCTGCATACGGATTTCCGGCCCACTTGGTTGCCTTGGGCGGCTCCGCAAACGAGGAAGATGCGGGTGAGGAAGGAGCCGTAGAAACTGGCGGAGCGGTTACTTCGGGCTCTGGGCCAGGACTAGTGTTCGACATTGAACACTTCGGATCAAATCTGAGTGAACGGTTATTCCACTCGCCTCGAAGGCATCGGCGCGGCCCCGGGAGTTCATCCCCATTGGCGCAGAGCTTTGCGAACCAAGCGCCGCTCTCCAAATTTGGCGAGGTGCCGGCGCAGGTCGTTGAGCAAACGAGCCGGTTCGGAGCTTGGCGCATCAGTTGCGAGCTGGTCTAATCACATTCGAGCCGTCGAAATAGGGCACCGAGTTGAGCCCCAAGCACGAGGGGCGAAATGGTCCTGTGTTATTGGGCTTGGGCAAAGTCTCGCACACCAAACACGGGTTCGGCAACACGAGGTGCAGCGATGGCAAAGCACGTTGGTGCGGGCTTCTTGGTCGCGCGCCTGCTCGTCGCCACCTTGGGGGCTGCGACGAGCGGGTGGACCCTCGTCGTAGCCTTCGCCTTCGCAAGCATGACGGGCGTGTCCCCGAGCGGCAGCCCGCAGTGGTGGGCCGCCGCGCTTGGTAGGCTCTTCCTGTCATCGTCCGAGTCAGTGATCGCGTGGCTGTTGTCGGCCCTGCTGCTCGCGTGCGCCGGTATCGGTGCCCGTGACCTCGTGGTACTCCTGTACCGCCTCGGCTCCGGCCTCGCAAACGCCATTGCCCGCTCCCCACGAGCCCCCGGCCCGATACCGCCCATGAACGGGGCGGGCGGTTAACGTGGCCGGTACCATGTATCGGGTCGGCCGAACACGGCGCTGCACCTGACACCGCCATCGGCATTGTGACGCACCGCTCACCTGGATCCTGGCGGTGCAAGTGAGCTTTATGTTCGGCGTTGAAGCCCCGAGCCAAAACTACCCGTGCCCATGAAGTTCTCCGCTGCGACACAAGAGAGAACCACATGGACCGACGGTGCAACCACAGCCACTACTGGACGACGTCGCCCGTGTCGGACCGCAAGGCGGGCTCCACAACCTTGCATCTCCACGGCAAGTTTGAGATCACCGAACAGGCGACACAGGCGACCGTTGTCGCTGAGGTGATCTACTGGGATGCGGCTCCGGGTTACTTTTTGCAGACATTCGGAAGTGAGGTACCCGTTGACGTCATTGAGGAATTGATCGCCGAAGCCAAAGAAAAGATTGTAAGCGTTCACAGTTGATGCGGGTGTATCTCAACAGCCAGCGAAAGTTGGGTTCATCATCGGTGGTTGTTGAGCCGGGACCGGGATCAGTGTTGGTGGCTTTGCCCCGGTACGGTGTGCGGTGACGGCGTCGGTGAGGAATGCGAGCACGTTGCGGCCCTGCCGGCGACACGAGGCCAGGACCGTGAGGATCCGCTCCACGAACCGGCTACCGCGTTCGGAGTCGGTGCCGTAGCTGGTCTTGCGCCAGCACACGGCGTGACGCAGGGCCCGCTCGGCCGCGTTGTTGGTCGGTTCCACCCCGCCCACGCGTGCGAACGTCCACAGGGCCGGCTCCACCGCCAACAGCTCGCGGCACACGGCCCCGGTCTTGGGGCACCCGCACCGGCCCCCGTGCCCCAGGTGCGTGCGGAACCGGGCCCGCACGGCGCGGGCGTACACGCGAGCGAACGTGGACCGGGCTAACGTCCCGTCCCGCACCCGGAACCAGTGCCCGAACAGTTCGTCGGAACAGGCCAACAGGGCGGCCCCGATCGGGGATCCGTCGTTGCCCCGATCGATCATCGCCTGGAAGTCCCGCCGCAGGTGCGCCCAGCACACCTGGCGCCGATGCACCGGCAGATGCGTGTACACCGGATACCGATCGGTCGTGTGGACCTGGGCGGACCCGTCCCGCAGGTCGTCGAACGCGCTCCGGCCCCGGGTGGCGCGGATCAGGAATGCGACCACCGAGGTGCTCACCGCGACCCACAACCAGGCCCGCTGGCGCCCTTGCGTCCAGCCCGTTTCGTCCACGTTCGCCGGGTGCCCGCGGGTGTACGCGAGAGCCGCTTCGGCCACCGGGGCCAGAGCCGCCGCGGTCGTGTGCTGGAGTTTGCACACCGTGGCCGGACGGATGGGCAACCCGAACAGGTCGTCGAACAGTTGGCTCACCACCCGCTTGCCCAGGCGGCACGAACCGGTGAGCATGGCGGCCACCGCCTGGACCCGGGGACCGTACCCGGGAGCCGCGTCGGCGGGCACCGGTGCGGTCGTCACGGCGCCGCAGTGCGGGCACCGGAGCCGATGGCACCGATACTCGGTCACCTGCGGCCGGACGACCGGGATCTCATGCACCTGGTGAATCGACGGGTTCGGGTCGTCCCCGGTGAGTGGGCACGCACACCCGCGGCAGGTGTCCGGTTTGAGGGTGTGGACCGTGTCGGGCGGCAGCACGGTGCGCTCGGCCTTGGGGTGCCCCGATTGACCGCCGCGCCGCTTCCCCGAGGGACTCTTGGGCGGGGCCGGCTTCACCTGCGGACCATCCGACGAGGGCGGTTTCGACGAGTTGCTGGAATTCTGGTTGAGCCGGGTCTGAAGGTCGGCCACCGTGACCTGGAGAGCCGCGACCGTGGCCTGCAACTGCGCAACCGTCGCTTCCAGCGCACGAATGTACGCCACCACCGCTGGCGGCAGGTCACTCGGTAGCTCCGGCGGTTGAGGAACAGATGTCATCGCGTCCGTTCGATTACGGAACACCGGCTCTTGAGGCAACCCCGCGCAGAATCGAGTCACAAAGGCCTGGAAAATGCACGGCCCGCACCCCGTGAACGGTTACAAAAGATTAGGTATTTCTAGGGCCGATTGGCGTAGCTTTGGGCTTATGTAGGCGGCTTGCGTCGCAAGCGTTATAACCTTCGCCTTTCATGGCTTGATGGATGATGTCTGCGATGTCGTAGAAACGCACATCAAGGCAAGCCGAACCCGGCGCTGCACCTGACACCGCCATCGGCATTGTGACCCACCGCTCACCTGGATCCTGGCGGTGCAAGTGAGCTTTATGTTCGGCCACCGAAGGGCGGTTGCTTGTTTCACATCCTGACAGCAACGGACGCCGACCAGCGGTTGGCAGAGCTGGAGCGGTTCATCCAGCACTGGTACGGCCCCCGCCGGCCGGAGTTTGGGGAACCCGACGCGCTCGCTGGCTACCCCGAACTGCCTGGCTCGCTCCGGCGGTTTTACTCGTTCGCTGGCCAATGGCCGTCCCCAAACCCAGACAGCGATGCCGAGTATTTCTACACCGGGGGGAGCGGACACCACCTGCTCCCACTCGCCCAGGCCAGCCCGACCGTGGACGGGCGGCTGCGGTTCTTCATGGAGTACCAGGGGGACTGGTACGGGGTGACGACGCCGGGCGAGCCGGACCCGCCGGTCTGGATCACCGGCCGGTGGGACGAGGAGGGCGCCCCGGAGGGGACCGAGGACGGCCCCGAGCCGCAGGCCAAAACGCGGCAGGTGTCCGCCGCGCTGTCCAGGTTCCTCGTCACCCACTGTCTGATGACGACGGTGTACGAGTGGGACAACTCCCCACATCCGCGGACGAGTTCGCATGCGGTCGATACCGCCCTGGCCGACTGGCTCCGGCGAGAGCGGGCGTCCGCCGAGGTCTTGTGGGCGGCCGAGCCGGGCGGGTGCCCGAACTACGAGGGGTCGTTCCTCCTGCTACACGGGCGGGTTTTGGTCCACGACACGGGCTCGGGGTTCCTCAAGTTCGGGGCGCGGCACCCGGAAGGTATCGAGCTGCTCCGAGGCGTGATCGGTGACGCGGTCTAAAGGCACGCCGAACCCGGCGCTGCACCGGACCGCTGTAAAATACGTACTGTTGGGATCGTCTCGCTCATCGTCGCGGTGCCGGTGAGCTGTTCGTTCGGCGGGGAAGCCCGAGCCAGCGGAGTCGCGGATGGGTGGGAGCGAAGCGGTGACGTACTGGCTCGTCCGCGGCGGTGTGGCGGCGGCCGGGTTGGTTGCCATCCTGGGCACCGTGTCCAGCCATTTCTTCATGCCCGAGCTGTACTACGACCACCTGCCCGAGCCGCCCCCGCTGCGGGCGCAATTGCCGTCGATCGCCGCCGGGTTCGGGGTCGGGACGTTGCTGCTCGTGCCCCACCGGGTTACCATGCGCGGATGGCTGTTCTGGCCCCGACTGGCGGTGTCGGCGGCGGTCGGCCTGTTCCTGGTGGGGGCCGGGCTGTCGGCTATCGCCGCCGGTGCGCGGGGCGGCCGTGACCCGGCCATCTTCCCGGCTGGTGTAGGTTTGCTACTCACCGGGGTGAGCGTGCCCGGCTCCTTGTGGTGGCACAGGCGCCGAACCCGACGCTGCGCCTGACACCGCCCGCTGATTTGTGACGCATCGCTGACGGTATGATGGCGCTGCAGGTGAGCTGTTCGTTCAACCCCAGAGGGGATCGAGTGAGGAAGCGCGGACGAATCGGGGTGACGTTCTTGATCCTGACCGTGGTGCTGGTGGCCGGATTGGCCGTCGCGGGTCGCCAGCCCGAGCCTCCACCGCTCCTCACGCTCGATGATGCCGTCGGGTTCGAAGTCGCGGGTGGGTGGCGGGTGGTGCAGTCACCGGACCTGCCCGGTCCGTATCGGCGGGGCGGGTTGCCGCACCAGGCAGCCAAGGGCCAAGGTGGCGGCGCGCGGTGGCGCAACCGAATGGGAGAGGCGAGCCATCAGTTCGTGCCGCAGCAGGGTGCCGAACAACTCGCCGTTCCTTTGGAGACAGTTGACGGGCGGCTCACCGTCGCGGTTCTCGCCCGCTAGCGCAGACGCCGAACCCGGCGGGGCACCTGACGCCGCCGGCTAATTTGGAACGCGCCGCTCATCCGGTGGTGGCAGCACAGGTGAGCTGTAAGTTCGGCCCCAGAGGCGGTCGTCAATGTCCTACGACTTGGTTTTCTGGCGGCAGACGGTCGCGCGTACCGCCTCGCCGGTCGATACGTACCGCTGCCTCTGCCGCAGCGAGTCGGTGGATGACATCGGCGAACTCACCGCGGCGGAGATCCACGCCGCGTTCGCGGCCGAGTTTCCGGACTTAATCGCCGAGCCAAACGAGTTGCTCGGCCCGATGTTCTCGGTGATGCTCTACGCCCGCCCGGTCCGAGCGGTGTTCGCGATCTGCTCGCGGAAGGTGCTGGAGCGGCCAGAGGTCGTCGAGCGGATCATCCGGGTTGGCCGGGACAGCCTGGGGTGTTGTTACTTCAACCCGCAGTCGGGCGAGTTCTCGGTACCACTCGAGGCCACACTTGGTCGGCTGAGCCCAGACGCCGAACCCGACACCGACGGCTGATTCGGTCGCTTCGCTCATCCGGTGATGGCGGTGCAGCTCAGCTTATCGTTTGGCCACAGAGGGCGCCTCAAATGGCGGAAGCACCGCCGGAACTGCGAGCGGAGTTCGACTCGCTGTTCGTCGCGCCGTTCGCGACGCGCCGCTGGGCATCAGCGCGAGGCCGGTCACACTGGGTCGAGTTGGAGGGCTGGCAGGACGCGATGGCCGGCCCGCTGTCGGCCATCGCGGAGGCTGGGAGTTGCGAGTACGTCTATTTCCGTGACGACTGGTACTTTGCAACCGTCAACGACCCGGCGACCCTGCGGGCACGGCTGCTCGAATGGCACGCGGGACTAGCGGCCGGCGTCGAACGGTTCGCACCGGCCACACCCGAAGAGGCCGCCGATCAGGAATTCATGCGGGCGGTGGTCGGCCGGATGCGGGAACTGGTCCAGCGGGCGTGTGCGCTGGAGGAAGTCCGCTGTCACGCCAAACCCGGCGCCGCACCTGAGACCACTGGCTGCTTTGTGACGCGCCGCTCATCCGATGATGGCGGCGCAGGTGAGCTGTAGGTTAGGTAACCCGAGGGCTTCGGCGGTGGACGAGTTGCCGGACCACCTGCGGCGGTACCCGACCTGCGCCGGGCGTGACGCTCTGGCGGCCCGACTCGGCCTGACCATGGACCCGTTCTCGCAGGATTGGGAGTGGGAGGTCGCCGACCCGGCTCGCTTCGACGGTTGGCTGGCTGTATACCGCGACGAGCCGCTGTCCGACGATGAGCGCTTCTCGCTGGCGGAGATGCTGATCCAGTGCGTCGATGACATGGTGCCGAGTTATGGTCCGCCGGCAGAGGTGGAGGAGTTGGCCCAGTGGCAGGCGGTCGCCGCGCTGCTCCGCGCGCGGCCGCGGCTGCACGCCAGCCGTATCGCGTACTGGTCGGTGTTCGGGCACGACGAGCCGGAGGAGCAGTTCCGGGTGTCTGTCCCGATGCGGCGGGTATGGGCGGCGGTGCAGCCGGCGCTGGGGTAGCAAAGGCATACCGAACCGGTACTGCACCGGGCACAGCAATGTGATCTGGGGCGCACCGCTCGTCCGATGATGGCGGTGCAGGCGAGCTTTGATTGTTCGGCAGCGGAAGTGAGGCCGGCGTGGAAGCGTTTGAGGTGCGGCTCAACGGGGACCGAATCTGCCTCGCAGGCGTCGCCGACGGCGTTCTAACCGTCAACGTCCACATTGTCGGTGGGCCCGAGCGTGGGCGCCGCTTCCACCTCAGTGTCGGCGGGATCGACAGCGCTTCGGACGAGCACCTGAGCTGGCCCGTCCCGGGTATCGGAGTCGGGGCGGAGGTTCTGGTTCGAGTGATCGACACGGACGCCGTCGATCCGCCGGAGCAGCGGGGCCGAGTCGAGCAGCGCACACAACTGGAGCAGTTCCGCGAGTGCCTGCGTCTCTTCAGCGAGCGGATGAGCAACGACGAGCGGCGGCAACTCCTCCGCGAACTGGTCGCCGAGCTTGAGCGCCCAGACGCCGAACCTGGCGCTGCACCGGACCGCGGTTGAATACGCACTTTGGTGACCGTGTCGCGATGTGCGAAGCCGCTGAACTGGTTGTTCGGCGGCAGAGTGCTTCCGGTGGTGGCAAGGTTCGATGGGTGAAGGTCTGCACGCGCTGGCCTCGACCTACCGCAGTTTGGTCGAAAGGGACTTCCCGACCGCGGGCGTGCATCCCGACACGGTGACGCGAGGGCTGTGGCTGCAGATCCGCGCCGGGGAGGTAGCCAAGGCGAAAGCACTTTTGAGGCACTACGTTCAGCTCGCACCATGGTGCGCTGCACACGGTTGCCGAACAGACTCTGATGTGCACCCGCGGGCGCCCGACCCACGTGGACGAGACGGGTTGGAAGCAAGGAGCCAAGTGTGCGTGGCGGTGACCACGTCGGCGGTGGCGTTACTGATCCGCAAGATGAGGGGCCGAACCGCCTTCGATGAGCTGCGGGGTGGGCCGATGGCGGATCACGCGGCCAACCGGTACCCGAGGTATGCGCATCTGCCCGAGTACACACGCCAGTTGTGCGGGGCGACCAGTGGCGCGACTTTCAAGCGATGATCGACCGAGCCCACGGGCGCTCGGGGATTGGGGCCGATCTGCTGGAGTGTTCTGACATCCTGCGTCGAGGACGAGGCAGCGGGCGGGGCGCGGGTCGTGCGCCGAGTTCGCCTTTCGGTCCGCGAACCCGCCGTTTAGGGACTCCGGGAGCTTTCCCGGCGTCACGTCTGTCGGGTACGCCCCGGTGCGAAGTTCCCACGAAGCCGCCCGCGCTTCGGAGATGAGGGGTACGAGAGCGAATGCGCGCGAGCAGGTGGCGCGAGGCAACCCTCAAGGTGGAGGCACGTGACACGAGTGCCCGGAAATCACTTCAGTGTGCCCAGGTAGGCCAGTAGGTCGGCGATTTCGGTGTCCGCGAGTTTGTCCAGTAACCCGGCGGGCATGAGCGACAACTCGACCGGCTTCTTCGAGGCGATGTCGGCGCCGGCGATGCGGGCGGTGGTGTCGGCCCCGGTTTGCAGAATGATGCCGTCGGTCGCCTCATACACCGGCACGCCGATGAAGCTCTTTTCGTCGGTGGTGGTGATGCGAACAGCCCGGTAACGCGGCGGGATGTCCTTGCTGGGTTGAAGGATCGCGGTGAGAAGGTCGTCGCGACCGAACCGCTTGGTGACCCCGATCAGCGACGGCCCGACCGCGCCGCCGCCGTCGTGGCACGCCGCACAGGTCGCTTTGGTGAACGCCGTCCGCCCGCGCGCGGCGTCGCCCGTGGTCCAATCGACTCTCGCGAGGCGCTTGCCCCACGCGGCTGCGTCGAACCCGTCGCCCGCGTCGAGTGCCTTTGCTTCATCGGGGTACGTTTTCACGAACCAGGCCGTCCACGCCTTTTCGTCCGGTCCGAACTTCTGCTTGCTGTACTTCTGGAGTAGCGTCACGAGCGTGTCCCGGGTGCGGAGATCGGTCTTCGGGTCCGGGAACCGCCGCAGCGCTCGCACCGCGGCGGCGGCAACGAGTGAGGGTTCTGCGTCGAGCGACTTGGCCAATGCGCTTGCTGACCCGCGGACGATTTCTGCGTCAAGGGATTTGAGACCGACGAGGAATTTGGGGACGTCGCACGGGTCCGGCTGGCGTGTGGCCACCCGTAACACGGCTTCCTCGAATCCGCCGCGGTCCCACAGGTTTTCGAGCGTCGCACCCGCTTCAACGCGGGGCAGTTCGGCGAGTAGCGCGACCGCGCGCGGCGTCCATGCGTACTTGGGGTTGTCCTTCGCACGCTCCAGAAACTTCAGTGCGGCGGTCTTCGGTGGGAGTTTCAACGGTCCCACCAGGGCCGCGTGTTCCGGCTGTCCGAAGTCTTTGTGTTCGAGGACCGCTCGCGGCAGGTCGGGG belongs to Gemmata obscuriglobus and includes:
- a CDS encoding HesB/IscA family protein codes for the protein MSTATATAPETQQLGLAGNAPAGPPPIIVTEKAAAEVKRHIASMIESKEMEPDGKLYLRVRVQGGGCSGFQNKLDLDAKYDEKTDHKFDFHGVEVVVDKRSMLYLSGATVDFHDDLNKRGFTINNPQAKSTCGCGSSYTM
- the hscB gene encoding Fe-S protein assembly co-chaperone HscB, whose protein sequence is MTDYFHRLGLPRRFAVDAADLERAYLARSRAVHPDYHLAGSSADLNASLDLSAALNEAYNNLRDPFLRAEHLLGLMGGPSAAEQKQMPPAFLAEMLDAREELEAARGSPTKTEQLEQAFGSRLAGVLDDVAAAFGRLEPVAADSPERVNLLARIRGLLNAARYIRGLIRDLNAEQ
- a CDS encoding IscS subfamily cysteine desulfurase; translation: MSKMPVYMDNNATTRTDPRVVDAMLPYFTEKYGNAASRNHPFGWHAEEAVETARGQIAAIIGASAKEIIFTSGATESNNLAIKGVAAMYKKKGNHIVTQATEHKAVLDTCKRLERDGFQVTYLPVDKYGQVHAEQVREALTEKTVLVSIMAANNEIGSLLPIKDIGRLCKEKGVLFHTDAVQAVGKVPLDVEAMGIDLLSLTAHKIYGPKGIGALYVRKKDPRVRLEPQIDGGGHERGMRSGTLPVPLIVGLGTACDIAKNEMGEEVARTFALRERLRNGIMSKLPESYLNGHPTERLPGNANISFAYVEGEGLMMGIKDVAVSSGSACTSASLEPSYVLRALGVGDELAHSSIRFGIGRFNTEAEVDFVVELVTREVTRLREMSPLYEMVQAGIDLKSIEWAGH
- a CDS encoding RrF2 family transcriptional regulator; the encoded protein is MTLLSRKADYALLILSYLYQNKSGGTARAIAEQFGLSRSFVANILKELCQSGFVASHRGVKGGYALSRDAAGVSLAELLETVEDGFRLTVCNTVHADGAEPCSHSSTCTVKGPMAGVYQRLMGVLRDVTLAELFDPQSPPPALHALPLLAGSCSPTSPVEPFPAQAVGT
- the iscU gene encoding Fe-S cluster assembly scaffold IscU — translated: MPYSEKVLEHYNNPRNVGSFDMKDPTVGTGLVGAPECGDVMRLQIKVNPATGVIEDAKFKTFGCGSAIASSSLATEWLKGKTVDQALAIKNTEIVEELALPPVKVHCSVLAEDAIKAALKNYQEKQDADVAATEHAEQPEPAGV
- a CDS encoding carboxymuconolactone decarboxylase family protein; this translates as MYDPAQMKKLKTMRELAPEGMAAFDALNAAVFKDGALSLKVKELIAVAVAVTTQCPYCIDAHVKKAKAAGATDAELTEATLVAAALRAGGAVTHGTHAIS
- a CDS encoding IS66-like element ISGob3 family transposase → MTSVPQPPELPSDLPPAVVAYIRALEATVAQLQATVAALQVTVADLQTRLNQNSSNSSKPPSSDGPQVKPAPPKSPSGKRRGGQSGHPKAERTVLPPDTVHTLKPDTCRGCACPLTGDDPNPSIHQVHEIPVVRPQVTEYRCHRLRCPHCGAVTTAPVPADAAPGYGPRVQAVAAMLTGSCRLGKRVVSQLFDDLFGLPIRPATVCKLQHTTAAALAPVAEAALAYTRGHPANVDETGWTQGRQRAWLWVAVSTSVVAFLIRATRGRSAFDDLRDGSAQVHTTDRYPVYTHLPVHRRQVCWAHLRRDFQAMIDRGNDGSPIGAALLACSDELFGHWFRVRDGTLARSTFARVYARAVRARFRTHLGHGGRCGCPKTGAVCRELLAVEPALWTFARVGGVEPTNNAAERALRHAVCWRKTSYGTDSERGSRFVERILTVLASCRRQGRNVLAFLTDAVTAHRTGAKPPTLIPVPAQQPPMMNPTFAGC